GGGTTCCATCCTCGTCTATGTTTTCGTCCTATAGTCTGAGTCCACACAGCTGATTCAGTAGCCCGAGTTTTAATCCATGCCCGACACACCCCTCCCGACCCTCAAAGCCAAAGACTTCGCGACCGACCAGGATGTACGCTGGTGCCCGGGCTGCGGCGACTACTCGATCCTCATCGCCGTGCAGCGCGTCTGTGCGCAGATTGGCGCGACGCGCGAGGACACCGTCTTCGTCTCCGGCATCGGCTGCTCCAGCCGGTTCCCGTACTACATGGACACCTACGGGTTCCACTCGATCCACGGCCGGGCCCCCGGATTCGTCACCGGCATCAAGATCGCCAACCCCGACCTCAACGTCTGGATGGTCACGGGCGACGGCGACGGGCTCAGCATCGGCGGCAACCACCTGATGCACCTGCTGCGGCGCAACGTCAACGTCAACGCGCTGCTGTTTAACAACCGCATCTATGGGCTCACCAAGGGCCAGTACTCGCCGACCAGCGAGCCGGGCAAGAAGACCAAGTCTTCGCCGATGGGGTCGGTGGACTACCCGATCAATCCGCTATCGCTCGCGCTGGCGGCCGAGGCGTCGTTCGTCGCGCGGGCCAGCGACAAGGACCGCATCCTCGTCCCTGTCCTCGAACGCGCTGCGGCGCACCGCGGCGCGTCGTTCGTCGAGGTTTATCAGAACTGCAACATCTTCAACGACGGCGCATTCGACTACGCCACCGGCAAAGACACCCGCGAAGATAACGTCGTCTATCTCGAGCACGGCAAGCCGCTCATCTTCGGCAAAAACAGCGACAAAGGCATCCGCGTCGTCGGCTGCCGACCGGAGGTTGTCTCGCTTGGGGAAGGCGGCGTCTCCGAAGACGACCTGCTGTTCCACGACGAAACCAACCGCCCCATGGCGATGATGCTGGCCGAGCTGCACCACCCCGAGTTCCCCGAGCCGATGGGTGTGCTGTACCGCGAAGAACGGCCGACGTACGAAGACCAGCTCCACGCCCAGCTCGACGCCGCCCAAGAAAAGCGCGGCGCGGGCTCGCTCGATGCGCTGCTCAACGCGGGCGATGTTTACGAGGTGGTTTGAGGATCTAATCCTGGCTCAAACTAAAGCCCTGCCGTGGCCACGGCCGGGCTTTACGGGCTCGCCAGCACAAACGTCTCCCCGCTCGCCATCGTCGTCTCGCCCGTGATGCAGTCCGCGATCG
The sequence above is a segment of the Phycisphaeraceae bacterium D3-23 genome. Coding sequences within it:
- a CDS encoding 2-oxoacid:ferredoxin oxidoreductase subunit beta; translation: MPDTPLPTLKAKDFATDQDVRWCPGCGDYSILIAVQRVCAQIGATREDTVFVSGIGCSSRFPYYMDTYGFHSIHGRAPGFVTGIKIANPDLNVWMVTGDGDGLSIGGNHLMHLLRRNVNVNALLFNNRIYGLTKGQYSPTSEPGKKTKSSPMGSVDYPINPLSLALAAEASFVARASDKDRILVPVLERAAAHRGASFVEVYQNCNIFNDGAFDYATGKDTREDNVVYLEHGKPLIFGKNSDKGIRVVGCRPEVVSLGEGGVSEDDLLFHDETNRPMAMMLAELHHPEFPEPMGVLYREERPTYEDQLHAQLDAAQEKRGAGSLDALLNAGDVYEVV